The Branchiostoma lanceolatum isolate klBraLanc5 chromosome 7, klBraLanc5.hap2, whole genome shotgun sequence nucleotide sequence tgattgtttgattgttcaaaatatttgattgttgttttcctttccccTTTTACGTTGTGATTgttttttggttgttgtttatctacttcGGCCTTTCGAAATTTTCCCTGTTGTGTGTCCCGGTTTCGGCAGGTGAGTATGTGTTATTTTGTGTATATGTTAATTTgtgcatgtgttcccggtaaggcattaagccaagtgggagtgttgTATTATTTCCCGGTTTCGGCACTTTGTCGAACGGggtatgtgttaatgtgtgcgtgtgttcccggtaaggcattaagccaattgggagtgtttttttttccggGTTCGAcactttgtcgaacagggtatgtgttgttgtgtacatgtgttcccggtaaggcattaagccaagtgggagtgtttTTTCCGGGTTCGAcactttgtcgaacagggtatgtgttgttgtgtacatgtgttcccggtaaggcattaagccaattGGGAGTGATGTAATATTTCCCGGATTCGGCGCTTTGTTGAACGGGGTATGTgttaatgtgtacatgtgttcccggtaaggcatgaAGCCAATTGGGAGTGATGTAATATTTCCCGGATTCGGCGCTTTGTTGAACGGggtatgtgttaatgtgtgcGTGTATTCCCTGTAAGGCATGAAGCCAAGTGGGAGTGATGTAATATTTCCCGGTTTCGGCGCTTTGTCGAACGGGGTATTTgtgaatgtgtgcatgtgttcccggtaaggcattaagccaagagGGAGTGTTAGATATTTCTTGTTTTCGGCGCTTGTGAgtttaagtgttttttttttttttaacaagctGTGAATGAGCGTTGTTAACTATACGTTTCACCAGGTGAAGGGTTACCGCCAGGCTATGGAAATCGCGGGGGCAGGTTCTGAGACATTTTGTAATGACTTATTTCATTTGGTAAGATGTGGTTTTAGAGTGTTGTATAAATTGAACCGGCTCGGACTCTGATTCTCGGCATTTATCCAACTGTtttgtgaaaataaagtttataAAGAATTATGTTAACAAGAATGAATAAAAGGTTTCAGCGCTTTTAGTATGctacatgaaaataaacaaaaggtgtATTCTGGTTATTTATCAAGTGTTGGTATTTATGTTTAGTATTTTCAAGGGCTTGAtaacatataattatatttgaTGGGTGTAAATTCGCATCATGTTTGTCCCTTCTTGGGCATATTTATTAAAGTCTGTTTATAGTCTGCCTGTTGTGTTCTATATTTTGTCACCGATAAATGTACGCATATGTACTGAGGTACGTTTACGTATATGCGTATTAATGCAttgtcttatatatatatatatatatatatatatatatattagttaAGCTGTCGGTACGTGTACACGTTTATACGTATGGTTTAATTAGTGATCTGTTAACTAACTTGATTTAGTGTTTCAACGTTCGATATGCTTCAGCCAAAGTTTTTCGTAATCgtttattttcacttttaaGGGATGTTATAATGGAGAAATGAGAATGGGAAGAAAAAGAGAAAGCAATATCAAGGTTAACTTATTACTGAAGTGGTTGAAGTAATTCGAGTGAGATTAAGGCACATTGAACATGAGTCTTTATCAAAGGGGATGGCAATATGCACTTTGAGCAAAAGGGGCGAAGAATAGATGATGAGTGAGGGGAAGGAATGAGATATCAGTTGCAGAAGGTTAGCAGTAGATAGAGTTAGTAAGGGATAAATGTGACGTTGTGATGAAAGTAAAAGGTAAGGTAGACTGACAGATACAGCGTTGGCGGaagacggcaatttccgcatcacccattccggaggacctatgactgcgcatgacaaataggaaaCTATTTGTCATGCGCGGTCATGGGTCAGAAGGAATCAGGTGATACCTTCACACTATAAAAGGCAACGTGTAACCACAGCTGGGTGTTAGTTATAGGTCCTCCGCCCGCCGACGGAGTCTAAAGCGACCCACCCACCCAAACCCTGGGACATTTTCTCCGGCGGCATAGATATCCGCTCAGGGGCGTTCGCCTCAGCCGATATGAATCGTTAGGCTCCAGACGGCAATTTCCGCATCACCCATTCCGGAGGACCTATGactgcgcatgacaaataggaaacttttttttctctcgATAAGTCCAGGATCGGTgtctatgtactagtatgtagggATACGTACTTTCTGCCACTCGGAAGTTGCCATATATCAAAGAAATAGGACTTATTTATAAAAATACACTTGTAGCCCATAGCCATTCTGTTGTAGCGCTCAAGATTatccttgcaacatttcctccgtgacccccaaaagtgccgagcttgccgcTGAAGCTTCTGTTTGCCTAGTTCATGGAGTAACCACATAGGTATATCATCTCACACTAGCCTCTTCGAAGACTTTAGGAGGGTTTATTGTTGGggagagcgctgattcgcgGTTTTCAAATGGGCCAGGATCTGCACTCCTTCGCGTTCAAAAAATAAACGCCAGGGCTCCTTGAAGTCTGTGATAGAGGCTAATCTCACATGGTGTTTCTTTAGTATTTACCGTTAGGTGCTCTCTAGGCAGGTTCTCAAATGCCGCTCGCCAATGGTTAAAAATAAGCTGGCCAGCGCTCTTAGAAGTCTGAGGTTAATTTCATATGTTGTCTGTCTTTTATCATTTATCGTTATTTATCGTTAGGTACTCTAGGTACTCTAGCCAGGTTTTCAAATGCCGGGGGAGACAGTTTCCGCGCGCCTGGACTTCAAGAAACTTAACGCAGACGCTCCTAGAagttagcctggataccagacctttcgcgctaGTGACGATGACCCCTTTTTGACTGTGGAGAACATATGCGATATAGAGTTTGCACCCGGTCTCTCTTGACAGCCGATCTCTGGTATCTATCGCACGCGAAACATAATTAGGGGCccgtgtgctaactgtggtggcggggcaagttgcttcccctgCCGAAGGATTTATAGCGTCCtcagcgcggtggtctggtacccaggctactagAAGTCTGTAATAGAGGCTTATCTCACACGGTGTTTCTTTATTATTTACCCTAATACATTATACTCTACAGCTAGTATGATGTTGCGGTTCTGTACAGTCCTAGTGTTGGCCATCCTCCCGGCCACGGTTCTCGGTCTCTCGGCGGACGAGATCGCCGCCTTCCAGGCCCGTACCCACATCGAGGGCAACTCGGGGAAGCAGGGGACGGTGTCCGTCACCCAGGACGGGGACGTGCTCGTCCTGACGTCCAACGGGATCCCTGACCACGCTACGTCGACGTTCCCCAGCAGAGGCAACCCGAACGATCTAACGGAACAGGTGAGACCGTGAGATCATCACGTTCGAATTACTGAAAAGCTAATGGTCGTAGGAAGAAGGACTAAAGTCACAACAACTTTATGCAACTTTATTTGctaattcatgcccgtaggctaattgaaGTGGTACAAACAGTAAAAAGGTATACATCTATCTAATGTTTCTTCATACATTACTGGCAGGTTtaacttcttctttggaggcagtggctacTGAAAAGTTACATGCATGTACGGCTAGCCTTAGTATAGCATAAATCATAGTTTATGGCAGTTTTTggcattttcagaccaaaaatgtatattttgggctcctgtgccctggtattgaaacaaaatgacctgaaatttggtacactgTATAGGGATGAGTATACTCATTTTTAGAGACAATGGTCCGACTGTACTCTATGATTTTTCCCCAAACTCCCAGAGCTACACGTGGCGCATCCCGGTGACCCCCACCCCGGCCTCCTCCCCCGGCTGCCTCGGTATGGGGCCGATCGGCATGGCCGTCAACGGAGTCCCGATCTACAACCCCTTCAACATAAACTGTCTGGACGCCGTGGAGAACGAAGTCTTGGACGCCTGCGATGGACATCCTGCTGAACGAGGAGAGTAAGTAAAGCCCCTGTCCGACACATTCAAGACCTCCCCACAACTTTTCTCCCGACAACCCCccaacctaatctccaagcagatctacggtggctataagaccgtatccaactggcaaattAAGTTTTCGTCGCCACCTACGGTGGAtataaaaactcctttgccAGTTGGAACTTGGATACAGTGTTATATCCACcgcagatctgcttggagattacccccaACTAACGCcagcgctgggttgggagtagcctctaccaggctccagagttggctggaaagagtagagcccaaatagacggatatgaaacgtgccagaggagttagccagccTAAGAGCAAACTGCCACAAAACTcccctggcatgttatctgtagATTTGGTCAATTTCTCCCGAACAATcatccccaaccaaggtcggcgctgggttggaaGTAGCCTGGACTCTATCTtgttctagctccagttcgctcctctgatagCATCCAAGTGCAAAATACAAATACTAGAGTTATCGGGTCAGGACTGAAGTGTTTAAAGGTTAAACTTACTCTACATCTATGTTAGAATGGGACTCGTCGTAACTCGTGGTAGTATTTAGCAACTTGGCAGTACCgaagcgccgactagtaatAAATGACTGTAATGCAGCCGTGGAGCTGTCGCTTGGCCATGTATATCGTAAatgactgaaatttaaaaagCACGGCTTTTAGAGTGACATATTTTCTTCCGTCCGAAGTTACCATTACCACCACGAGGCGAACTGTCTCCCGGACAATGCCGAGAGCGACTCGGGTGCTTCGGGCATCGTCGGGGTGGCGTTTGACGGCATCGCCATCTACGGCCCGCGGAAGGAGGACGGGACCCTGTACGTACACAACGACCTGGACGCCTGCCACGGGATCACCGTCAACGGAACTTACAGGTATAGATACGCCAGAtgacagtaactcaagcaagtggataaaaCGTTTAAACaatcaaacgtttcagacagcatccgctggtCAGTGATTAACAGAGAATAACTGGAGAACCTTTTCATACCATCTataggatggttcaatagaagactaAGTACGCTAATAAGTCGGATATATACGGGTATAAAGTGATTTGCAGTCACGTGATATGACGTAACTTTTGCACCAGCCATGTGCGAATCAGTTGCGCTATTATTGCGAATTAGTTGcttcaaaatattttgattagtTTGCAATTGGTTTCGAATTCTTTTACGTCAGTTACCCTTTGTCCTGTGTACTTGGAGAGTAGTCCCTACTCATTCCCGGGTGACTTTTCTTAGCGATGTCTCTAGTTAAAATTTTTAGCGAATCGGTGGTACTGAAGCAGCGTCTACTTTCAATTTAtaacggtactgcagccttGAAACTGTCCGACGGGATTTGATATCACCTCCTTGCCCTTCCTGTTAACAGGTATCACATGACATCTGACTTCCCGTACTTCATTGGCTGTTACTATGGAGAACTCCTGACCAATAGCGGGGCGATGACGAGATGCGAGTGTGACGTGCAGACCTACCTGGCGAACAGTCAATCTGAATCAAccacggtgacgtcatcagcagtGACGTTGGCAGTGGGCGCAGGGCTAGCACTTGGCTTGCGTTTGTTGTCTCTTCTAATCCCTTCCTTTATTTTGTAAGATAGAGATTCAGAAAGAAGGAAAGCAAGTGCTTTAATAAGCCTTTTGAAAAAGCCGAAGTGTTACCAAGCCTGACTGTTTTGCTTTCTGATAGAATTGGTTTGAATAAATTAGCAAAGATTATTCTGTGTTCTGTGAACGGAGCTCAGAATAGTCACAAAGAGAATGTTAGTTGACTAGTATAGTACTAGTGCTAGTTCCGAGTTTCAGTGTAGATTATGCTTCACGGTGGGGTTTCTGTTTTGCATGTTATGTGTCTTGGTAGCCAAAGAGCCTAGCTCGGGACAAATccaaataacaacaacatcttGTCAGCATTGATATTTTATGGATAAAACTTATTAACAGTTGTTAAAAGTTACTAAGAAACGTAGTTGAACGTACCAATAGTCAGTTTCCTGTCTATTTTGGAATGGTTACATAGATATGCTTGCTGCATGCTATAAAGTAAGCGTAGACTGCGAGGATCTCTAAAATTATCATATAGAATATCTCTCATTGTTTCATATCTAGATATCTCCTGGGCCAGGAGGCTAATAAACTGGCTTTTTTGTGTGCACGTGACTCGCTTGGCTTCAAATGGGATTGCTTATTCATGATCTCTAAGAATATGAAATGTCAAAAACATTCCTATCGGACAGGCGTACAggtgtttgcactcacgtgacccATGACGTAATTCTTATCCGCCATGCTGGGTGTTTGGAAAATGCTAGGCAACTCTGAATTTGTCGTTACTGCTTTAACCCCCCAATATGGCGGCTATGACGTCACATGTAAACATCTCGTAATTTGTAGACCttaggtaatctccaagcatatcgtacggtggcaaagaccgtgtCCAACTGGCCAAAGGCGTTTCCATAGCCACCGAAGAtcagatagatctgcttggggattatgaaaagacgtcaaaaacaagtcgAGCGAAACCTTAGCTATTCGATTCCTGATTCGCATAGATGGGTGACTATGAAATGGCGCCGCCTTTTTACTCTGCTAGAACTGCAGCAAGTCCTTATTGACAGAAAATTCAACATTTCAACGTGTCTGTTTGTTGTCATCAACTTTCTGGCCGCTCGGTGGTAGGTTTGGGCATTGTGATCTCCTTGGTTTGGGAAGCAGCTGGCTAACATGGAGCCTCCCTTTTCTTCAAGACTACCCTACTGCAGTTCAAGCTGAAAGTGCTAGAAGGCATCTTTGCACCATCCACTGATGCGATGTGTGATGTAGCAAGCAAGAAGCACTAGTGCTGTCTCTCATGTAGTTTTGTAActttgtacatcatcatcattatagcCATATTCATCATATTAATCATCATGATTGTTGCCGCATAGCAGTAGCTATGATTATAGTTTATACCCCTCACCCTCGATTATTCCATAGTGCTGCGTAACTAAAatcatgttcaggttcaggtccggattcaggtccagaggttccGGACCtaaacccatggcatatgtgttcTAGAAATACTTAACGGTTATATAtgaaattgcatgttggcatgAATTTTACATAAAATGTGATGAACATACAtgaaaaattatatacagtcagtagttaacacaaacacaataaacataagaacagcaatgttttcgtctttttcctgACGTGTGCAAATTTCAGAATCTATTAGAAgtttttagatggtttagaccACAAAGGAGAATTTAACTTTTATAGTATAAGCGAGAGATAGCTTTTTGCAAGTCCGGAACTGGTCGACGTTTAGTCTTTAGAAACTGAGCCTAAACGTTTTTCCAGGTCCCGTCCGGTGTACAGGTACGTAgcacctagcctccgttgcaggcttccccacggcgacttttcaacttatcgggaccaggttctttggctggggggccgtatctgcttggggaccgtatctgcttgaggccccgtatctgcttgggatcctgtaaccgccacaagcagatacggccccccagccaaagaacctgagCCCGATAAGCTGTTAAATCGAcgtggggaagcctgcaacggaggctacgcaGCACTACTTCCAGGCCACCCCTAGTCTGGCGTAAATAATCCCCCCTAGTTGTTTTCTCTCGCCGCTACAGAAATGCCAAGCATGCATGTAGCGTTAAGACCCGGTCTGCGCAGGGTGTATTTCCGGTACCCGACCATGTTCTCAGCACacccagaacaaaacaaaccTCATGTAGGCATTTTTTTAGAGAACAAAGTAAACGAAGTAtaatataaaatacatgtataaagaaataTAATAAACTTGACATACACAACAAAGATACAACGAATTCTGTAAGGCCTTTTATCGCTACAGATGATTGGTAGATTTTGACATAGTATTGATAACAAGGTATGTCAATCAACCACCTTACATTCTACAGTTTGATAACCGACGGATAATTCTTCAATCTATTTCCAAATTTATTACAATGTAAAGATTGTCTCCTAGGAATTATGATTGAATTTATCTGTAAAATGAAGTGTATCGAATTCTTTTAAGCAGGTGGAAAGAATAGTTGAGCGTTTATTTTTAATTAGCACAATATTTTGAACAATCCGTGACGTAAATTGTTTGTATAGAAGCTGTGGTCATAGGAATTGTATGGTTATATTTCAACGTACAATTTGAATCACCgctct carries:
- the LOC136438399 gene encoding uncharacterized protein, whose translation is MMLRFCTVLVLAILPATVLGLSADEIAAFQARTHIEGNSGKQGTVSVTQDGDVLVLTSNGIPDHATSTFPSRGNPNDLTEQSYTWRIPVTPTPASSPGCLGMGPIGMAVNGVPIYNPFNINCLDAVENEVLDACDGHPAERGDYHYHHEANCLPDNAESDSGASGIVGVAFDGIAIYGPRKEDGTLYVHNDLDACHGITVNGTYRYRYAR